A region of the Fulvia fulva chromosome 7, complete sequence genome:
CCCTGTTGGTCGCAGTACCGCTGCCAGGTGTGTCGCACAGATCTGCATGGATCGTTTAGTCTGCGTGTCCCAGGTTGACAGGGTCTACACCACTCGTCGCACGTGGGCTCTGCAAGAGCACCCCACGCGTGTGCAGTTGTCGAAGAGCTGTCAAGACATCGCCCAGGCCATAGCCGAACGCGCGGAAGGATGTCCCAAGGAGGCGGTCACATTCCTGCGCCAGAGCAACTAATGCCGACGGGTGCGTTAGACTTGCTCGGAAAGGAGCGGCCCTGTCGAGCTAATGTGCAGCCACTCCAGGTCGTGGCCTATCCTGGAAAGTGGAAACTCGAGAGCGCCGTCTGCCACGCGGCACTGCTCGGGAGTGGGAAGGAGTCCGCTGGCAGGCCTATCAGGATTCAGGCGACATGATGGGCAGCAACGACTCACGAGAGCAGGGGAGGAGCGCTGCGTGTGAAGAAGGCACGATGATCATTTTGCAGTGGGAAAAAGATTGAGGTGAAGCATGTACCCAAACAGGACCATGGCGCTACCTTGATGTTCGTTACACACAGACCTTTGGGCTCCCGTCAGCGTTGAACAAGAAACGAGGCGTGTCTGCCACGTTGCGCAAGGGGACGACCAAGGAGACAAAAGCCTCGCGTCGACCTCCCTCCCATTCCACCGCTCTGGATCCTGCTTCTTTGATCTCTCTTGCTAAGAGCTCTTGGCCTACAGAAATCACCAGGCGCGTACTCCGGTCTAAAAGCCCAACAACACGACATAGAACGCCACTACTGCGCGCGACGATAACGCATTCACGTACTGCACCGGAGTCTGGAAGTCTAGCCTGCAGCCCAGGTGTTAACAAAGTTCGTGCTGGCGAGTCTGAGTCCACAGCCGCAAGTCTCGAGATTGGCAGGCATCAGCCGAACTGAAGCCTCCCTCCCCGCTCCCGAGATCACATTATTGTGAAACCCATAAGACCGCGTTTCACCTCTTATCTGGTCAATCGACAAGACCCAGCGTCATACTTCCGTGGGAAGATCATCACCTCTGACTTGGTCTGCATCACACGACCACATCGTCGCAACCACCTATTCACCACCGACATATAGGACTGCGAACACTGCTTGCTCCCAGGAAACCGTTCTGGCACTTCCAAACAACAGTAGCACGACCTAGCCTGGCATGTGTGTTGCCTGTCTGAATGTGAGTACAGGCGCGTGTCAACATCGTTGGTACGAGCTGGTGTCACCTTGCAACCCAGCAAGCAACCTCGCAAATTGCCCAGAAAGGCTTCGACTCCAAGGCTGGGAAGTTCGCAAAGACACCTGCCCATTCTGCGACGGCGAGAACCACCATCAATCGACACACAGGCTGTTCGGCAGTACGTCGTCTGCCAGCTCAGTCACATCCTCGCCCACGATATTCGAAATGGGCATGACACCTGCAACGAGACGAGGAAGTCTGGCCACTCTGAACCTCAACGCAGGCCAACTCAGCCCACTATCACGAACCAGCAGCGGATGCAGCATCGAAATGGAACGCTCTCAACGAAACCGCGACATGAACGATCGCCTCATGCTCTACCTCTCATCAGACCCTCACGAAGTCCTCCCGTCGGCTAGGAAGAACTACCCAACCTACGCAGCAGCCATCGCACGGGTGGAAAGCAATCTCTCTGGCAAGGACGATTCTAATGCATACACTCGCCTACGACGACGCAGCTCTTCGAGCTCTTTCGGCCGTGGCTGGAAACGCTTCTCTGGACGCTTCAGTCTCGGTAATGGCAGCCTTTACAGGATCAATCAATGACATCCAACCTCGCAGTGCTTTCTCGCACCCTCGATGAAGATCTACATAATTGGCACCTGAAGGATCGCATGCATAACTTGGCAACGAACTCTCTCCCACGTCTCCCTCGTGGCGCTTTTCGATATTGGGGTCCAAACTCGCTCCGGCTTCTACGGAACAGTCTATGCCAGGATTCTGCACAGCCTACCTCTGGAAGTATCATTCCGACAGTACATGACTTGAGCCAGCAGCGCCAAAGAGGCCACTCTGGGACATCGACCATCACGAAAACCGCGCCACAAACTGTGGTGAGCACACATGACCCGATTGGCTTTCGTCCGCCACGAGGCAAATACGAAGCTATGAGCAGGCACAGCAAGTCGCGTGGCTTGCACGCAGCGGGTGCCGAGCCTCGCCAAGAATTCTCGGTGTGGAGCGGATGGAGGACGAACTTGGCGGTCTTGGTATTTGTGTTGGAATGACCGGGTCTGATTGTTCTGTGTGGATGGATGCATGCGTCAAGGTTGGCCCACTGTCGGCCGAGGTCGCTGTGCAGTGCAGGCTTTGCAGTGGTTCCATGGCACAGTCATGATCGCTATTGACGTTGAGGAGGAAGGGGATGATCACTACGCGGCTACGCCGACTGGGGATTTTTCTTATCGCTGGCGATAATGATTGACGGATGAGGAAGCTGTGCTACACCGTCTTGTTACCGATCATCGACGACGACAGCGGCGGTGGTTTGAAGCACTTAGATGTCAGTCTGTGGACTGTGGCGTTGTAAGACTGCTGTAAGAGGAGGACTGCTTTGTGATTCTTTGGCTGCTGTGATACCCCCACGCTATTATATGCGTACTAAACTGTACTCTATAACATCAATGCCCAACGATAGCTCAACAGGCTAGCGGATCTTTATCGATCCAGGCAGTATTGCCAAAAGTTCCCGTAAAGGGAAATTGAAAGACTTTCTCTGGCGTCGAGTATGGTTCGTACTGCTGTGTCGTCAGCTCGATGGTCACATTGCTTGCTGCACGTGCGGTTGCGTTGAAGCCGGGGCCGTAGGTGTGATATTCTGCCATGGTCGTGTCTACACTCTTGTCAGTCGTGGTCATCTCGTAGCAGCGGATCGACCAGCCAACTTACTGAAGTGCACGCGAGGTTCTGTCGTGCTCCACTCAATGTATCCCGCAGGAAGAATGCTATCATCCAGATAGCTGTTGGAGAATATGCTTCGATGTTGGGCGTTCCAAGGCCTGCCAAGGGCGCATTTGTGGGTGATGTCCAGCGTATCGTTGGCGGCGATGACTTGGCTGTCGTGGATGTAGACGCCGTATTTGTTCTCGTGTGTGTTGTTGGTGCCCTTTAACAGATGATCGTCGTTAGTCGGGTCTAAGAGGGGGGTTGAGTAATGGTATCACCTTCCATGCTGTGATACCCCCGCCACAGCCACGTAAGAGGACGTTCGAGTTTTCGACCCAGAGAGTGCCGAAGCCGTCTACAGCGTGTGATCAGTCTTGATCGTGACTGTACGTCTGAGGTGGTCTAGACTTACAGAAGAAGTCGGTTTGTCCGCCGATGATACACTCGTGCATGTAGGCATTGCCCAGCTTTCCTACGTACACCTTGGACAAAATCAGTATCAACTCCGATGGGATCATCCTCGACGGTAACCTACCGTATCCTGGTAGCTCAAGAACtggctatagtagaagccTGCATTGGAATAGCTCATGCTTAGCGCCAAGCTCGGTCCTGCGGAGTATGGAAGATAATCGTTGATGAAGTTGAGGTTGTAAGCTCGGAAGTTCTCGTTGCCAAACGGCGTCTCTGCGAGCACGGCATTACCTGTTGGTCCAGAACCTGTCAAGCTGGAGTTGAGAGTTGGCGCGACTGTCAAGGTGCTGGTGTATGTATTGTCGTACGTTCCGATTGTTGCTGTACCGGTGGCGTTATGCCAGATGATGTTGACAAGGTTGGCAGATGCATTGTTGGGGTGGTATGTCTGTCCTAGGATGGTCACTGGTCCTTGGCGGGTAATGTTGACTTGCTCGGTGTAGTCGCCAGGTAGAACGAGGATGGTGTAGCTAGCGTTGTTCTTCGGCAAGCTCAGGACTGCAGACTGTACGCTTGTATATGTCTGGTTTGCTCCAACTAACAGAGTTCCATTGGGACAGCCTTCGAGCAGGTCTTTTGTAGGGTATTGGCACTGCGTACGATTGAATGAGAGTGCTAACGAAACTGATGTCCATAGCAGACCCGACGCAAGTGACGCCTTCCCAAGCATTGTGACAAGATGAGGCTTATAGCTTACCTGTATTGAAGAGAGCCAAGAAGAGCGGGAAGGAAGCAGTACCACTATATGCTGGAACTCACTTTTATGCCGCTCTAGCTGGCGACATAGCATCGCGTCAGTGTGTGACGAGGTTGCCGGCCTTCACATTGACACGACGTCTTGTCGAAGCGGAGAGGAGCACCTGGAGATGCGGAGCCCCAGTTTTCTCCACGGCTCGAACATGCCGCTCGCTTGGAGAAGATCCACCAATGATGGAATCTGGTAGTATTGCAGTGGCAGCAACAGTGCGTCGTCTGGTATCGTTGCGGGAGAGTGTCGTAGTCATAGCAGACGATGCCGCAAATCATGACGCGTCCTGCAAAGCTCTCCGGCAACGACATCAACGGCATGCGCTCAACCCGGCATGCCTGGGACGTCTGGCGCGCCATCTCCCCCGGATGGTGCTGTATCAAATACAATGACCGGTAGACGATGTGGTTGGGTGTTGAAGAAGGAAAGCAAGCCAGGCACTGGAGAGTTAATAACGACACAGATAATGACTAAGCATTAACACCTGAGGCAGGAGTATTTTCACATGATCAATTAAACATTACTGCAAACTATGCTGGACTAGGTGTCCGATCTATCTATATGCCATGCAATGTTCTGCCGTGATATTGCGAGCTCAAAGCTCAGCAAA
Encoded here:
- a CDS encoding putative pectinesterase A; the protein is MLCRQLERHKSEFQHIVVLLPSRSSWLSSIQVSYKPHLVTMLGKASLASGLLWTSVSLALSFNRTQCQYPTKDLLEGCPNGTLLVGANQTYTSVQSAVLSLPKNNASYTILVLPGDYTEQVNITRQGPVTILGQTYHPNNASANLVNIIWHNATGTATIGTYDNTYTSTLTVAPTLNSSLTGSGPTGNAVLAETPFGNENFRAYNLNFINDYLPYSAGPSLALSMSYSNAGFYYSQFLSYQDTVYVGKLGNAYMHECIIGGQTDFFYGFGTLWVENSNVLLRGCGGGITAWKGTNNTHENKYGVYIHDSQVIAANDTLDITHKCALGRPWNAQHRSIFSNSYLDDSILPAGYIEWSTTEPRVHFNTTMAEYHTYGPGFNATARAASNVTIELTTQQYEPYSTPEKVFQFPFTGTFGNTAWIDKDPLAC